From the candidate division WOR-3 bacterium genome, the window TAATGTTTGGAAAATTAGTTGGGGAAATCCTGAAAAGGTTAAGAAAGGAGAAGGGTTTAACCCAGAAGGAGATTGCGAAAAGTATTAACTGGTCGGTAATTACTATCCACAGATTGGAGAGGGGGAAGTTGAAAGAGATTCCCCTTTCGCTTATTCTTGCCTATTTGCGTTCTCTGGGGATTCCTTATGCCAAGTTCTTTTCCGAGTTAGAAGATAAGGAGATTAAAAGGGAGGTGAAGAGGTTAATTGGGAAAAGGGAAATTTCGCAGAAGGGGGTAAAGAGTGCGATAAGGTATACTACGGGGATAAGGTTTCCGACAAAACCGCTAGTCAATTTTCCGGAATATGCCCGAAGGCAGATTAATGACTTCCTCTCTCTTAAAGGGATAAAGGAGACAAAGAAGTATCTCCAATTCGCTGAGGAATATTTCCGTGCCCTCTTTACAGGAGAGCCACCCCTGGAAGAGATTAGTGAGAGATATGAAAAGGAAGGTCTTGATCCATTGCGGCTGTGGAAGGTGAAGAAGATAGTGATTGCCGCGGAGAAGAGGGAAAGGAAAAGGAAGGTAAAACCTGAGCCCTTAAAGAAGCAGAGGGAGATGAGTAAGAGGCAGATAAGGTATTTGGAATTTTCCGAAAGGGTAAGGGAGAGGGTGAAGAGGGTAATCTTTCAGACGAAAGGCGCAACCGCTACCCATTTGAAGATTCATTTGGGGATGATTCCTTCGGCTTATCGGCTAATGAAGGAGGCAGAGGGAAAGCCTTCCCGGGCGGCAATAGAAAATTGGGTTGAAAAGAAGGTAAAGGAATTGGGGGAGAGGAGGATTTTGGAGCCGATGTTAGAGATTGTGAAGGAGGAATACAATCGGTTTTTTCCTAAGGGTTGCTAAACCATTAAGATTATCTTTGTTGAAAACGGGATGGTTGACAATTTTGGTTTTAATATTATCTTTAATTGATGCTTGGATTCTTTAAGGATATTAAGGAAAGGTTTATCAATGACATCGCCATTGACTTGGGGACCTCTTCCACCTTAATCTATGTCCGGGAGAAGGGGATTGTCCTGAGGGAGCCTTCAATTGTGGCGATTGAGGAGAAGAATCACACACCAGTAGCGGTTGGTCTGGAAGCAAAGAAGATGCTCGGCCGCACCCCGGAGGGGATGAAGGCGGTCCGGCCGATGAAGGATGGGGTGATTGCCGACTTCGGTCTGGTAGAGGTGATGCTGCGTTATTTCATTGAGCGGGTACAGAAAAAACGGATGTTCGTCAGACCCCGGGTGGTGATCTGTGTCCCCTCAGGGATTACCGAAGTGGAGAAGAGGGCGGTTAGGGATTCGGTGGAGGCTTGCGGGGCGAGGGAGATTTATTTGGTCTCGGAACCCATCGCCGCCGCTTTGGGCGTCAATTTACCAGTGGAAGAGCCGACCGGCAGTATGATAATTGATATCGGTGGTGGGACAACCGAGATCGCGGTCGTTGCCTTATCGGGAATTGTCAATTCCACTTCGGTTCGGGTTGCCGGTGATGAGATGGATGAGGCGATTATCAATTATGTGAAGAAGAATTATAATTTAATCATTGGCGAACAGACCGCGGAGATGGTGAAGATAAAGATTGGCTCCGCTTATGCCACCGGGGAGGATGAGCAGTGTGAGGTGAAAGGGAGGGATTTGGTCTCCGGTATTCCCAAGACGATTAAGGTCACTTCTTCTAAGATTCGGGAAGCCTTAGAAGAGCCCATCAGTCTCATCATTGATGCGATAAGGCAGGCATTAGAGCGTACCCCACCGGAATTGGCTGCGGATATTGTGGACCGGGGGATTTATATGGCGGGCGGTGGTTCTCTCTTGCGGGGACTTGACCTTTTGATTAACGAGGAGACCGGCCTGGCAATTCATGTGGCACCCAATCCGATTGACTGTGTCGTTTTAGGAGCGGGAAAAATCCTAGAAGATATCAAGAGATATTCTAAACTATTTCTACCCGCAGGCGATTAGAAAGGCAAGGTAAATTTTCTTTTTATGTCTTTCCGAGAGCGCTTAAACCTCTCTTTAATCCCTTTTCTCTTCTCCCTCTTCTTTCTTCTCTTGCCAATAAATTTTAAGTTAGCCATCTCTTCGGCGGCGGAGAGTTTTTTCCTCTTTCCCGCCCGGTTTCTCAAAAGGGAACTTGACTACCTTCGGGATTTAAGGCGGGAGCGAGACGATCTGGCGCAGAGATTGATCGCCCTTAATCAGAGATTGGCAATGCCCAACGGTAGTTTTGAGAAAGCGGAAATTAATCTTTTGCGAGCGGAGATTGTCGGTCGGGACCATACCCTCCGTTCTTTTCTCATCATTGATAAAGGGAAGAGGGATGGGGTTAGGGAGGACCAGACCGCCTTAACTCCAGAAGGTTTGGTGGGGAGGGTCTTAAAGGCAGGAGAAAATTTTTCTCTAATTGAGACCTTTTACTCCCCCCATCTGCATATCTCGGTTGTTAATCAGAGGACGAAGGATGTGGGAATAGTGCGTCGGAAGGGAAGGGGTTGGCAGGATTCCTTTTTGGCACTTGACTATTTCTCACCCGGTGCCGATGTCTTGGTGGGCGATACCCTTTTCACCTCCGGTCAGGGTGGAATTTTTCCTAAGGGGATTAAAGTTGGGTATGTGAAAAGTATTACGCCGACCCGAGAGATCTTTTTAGAAATTGTCGTTGTCCCGGTAGTTTCCCTCTTAAAGATTGATGGTCTTTACCTCCTATCTCGGGAGGAGAAGAAGGAGAGGGTAGAGGAGAAGAGGGAGATGGAAAAGTTATTAAGGGAGTTGGAGTTGAAAATTCCGGAATTCTTTCGCCTGCGATGAGGGTAATTACTGAGAAGAGGAAAGGGGAGAAGGTAATCCAAGGGCTCTTCTCTTTTCTCTTGCTCTATATCTTATGGACGGTGGAGACGGTCTTTCCTTTCTGGTTTCCGGAACTTTCCCTTATCTTTCTTGTGGTGGCTGCCCTCAGTTTTTCGCCCCCCCTCGCCACCTTTTTGGGTTTCTTTCTCGGTTTCCTCACCGACAATCTCTCGCCTACCCTTCTTGGTCGCTACGCTCTCCTTTTTAGCCTGATCGCTTTCCTTCTGAGTTATTTTAAGAGATACCTTATCTTCTCTTATCCTTATCTCTTCTCCTTAGTTCTCCTCTCCCTTCTTTTAAAGGGTTTGGTTGGTGGTTTCAATCTGCTGAAATTTTTTCTCACCCTTCTATCCGTGATCCCAACAATTAGTTTACTTCGGAAGTGGGGGAAAGGAATTTTTCTTAACCGATGATAAGAAAGATAAGGGTTGTTTTTTATACGGCTGTGGGATTTTCCCTTCTCTTTTTTATCCGGCTTTTTTACCTCCAGGTATTCGCCGGAGCGAAATATGCCCATCTTGCTCACTTCCAGAGTATCCGCCGGATAGTTTGGAAAGCACCCCGGGGGAGGATTTTTGACCAAAAGGGAAGGGTGGTGGCGGATGTGAAGCCTTCCTTCTCTCTTTCCCTCATTCCCCGGGAACTTGATTCCCTAACCGAGCGGAAGTTGGCGGAGGTGGTGAGTTGGGATAAGGAGTTAATCAATGAAAATCGGAACGCCTATTCCCCAATAGAGATTCTGGCTAACCTTTCTCAGGAAAAGGCGATTGAGTTGGAGGAGCGTCTAAGTGGTCTGCGGGGTGTGCGGTTGGAGGTGAGACCGATTCGGTATTATCCCTACCCCTTTCTCTTTCACGCCTTGGGGAGTGTCAATAAAATTACGAAAGAGGAGTGGGAGAGGGATAAGACCTATGAGAAGAGAGATTTTATCGGCCGGCAGGGAATTGAAAGGTGGTACGAGAAGATTTTGCGGGGTAAGGATGGGTTTCGTTTGGTGGAGGTTGATGCCCGGGGAAGGGAGATTGGTGATTTGCCGGAGGTAGAAGAGGTGGAGCCGGTCGCCGGTTGTGATTTATATCTCTCGTTGGATTTAGATCTATTATTTTTAGTTGATTCCCTTTTTGCCCCTTACAAGAGGGGGGCTTGTGTGGCGCTTGACCCAAGAAACGGGCGGGTTTTAATCCTTTATTCTAAACCCTATCTTGACCCTAATCTTTTCCTTTTCGCCTTTCCGCCGGAGGTCTGGGAGAGGATAAAGAATAATCCCGGGAAACCATTTTTCAACCGTGTGACCCAAGCCCAATTTCCCCCTGGTTCCACCTTTAAACCCTTAGTCGCCTTAGCGGGATTAGAGAACGGCCGGTTAAGAAGCAGCAGCAGATTCTTACCCTGTAATGGAGGATTTAAGTTTGGCAACCGATATTTTCGTTGTTGGACCGCCCACGGGAGTTTAGGATTAATTGATGCCATTGCCCAATCCTGTAATACTTATTTCTATCAGGTGGGATTGGCGATTGGTTTAGAAGAGATAATTAAAATGGCGGAAGATTTCAATTTTGGGAAAAAGACCGGGATTGACCTCCCCGGAGAAGAGAAGGGCATTCTCCCAACCCCTGCCTATTTGGATAGGAAATACCGGGGGAGATATCCCAAGGGGATAGTTTTAAATCTGGCGATTGGGCAGGGAGAAATTGCGGTGACACCAATTCAATTGGCACTTTTTTACTGCGCCATCGCCCAGAAAGGCAAGATCTATACACCCCATCTTGTGGATTCTATAAAATTTCCCTGCCGGGTTTATCACCCAACCTTTTTGGATTCTCTTTCCGACTTCCTCCCCGTGATTAGGGATAAGGATACGATTTATACTTATCTACCTGAGGCACGGGAAGTTAGGCTTTCCTTAGAAAATCTTCGTCTGATTGATTCCGCCTTGCAATTCGTTGTGGAGCGGGGAACGGGTCGGAGGGCTTTTCTGCCGGAGGTTAAGGTTTGCGGCAAGACGGGAACTGCAGAAAATCCATTTGGCGCCGACCACGCCTGGTTTGTGGGCTATGCCCCAAAAGAGAACCCAACGATTGTCCTCTGTGTCTTAGTGGAGAACGTGGGGAAAGGTGGTGTCCATGCGGTACCTATCGCCTCGCGGATTTTTCGTCGCTACTTCCACTTAGAAGAAAACGGGACAGTTTCTCCGATGGCAAAAGGCGAATAGCGTTTATGAAAAGGGTAAAATTTAGGACGGTTTTAATCCCCGCAATAGTTTTGACCGGGATCGGTCTCTCCTCCATTTACAGTGCTGGGGGTTGGGTTTATTTTATCCGGCAATTACTTTGGTTTCTCCTCTCCCTTCTCTTCTTCTACCTTGCCTACCGGGCGGAAAAGCGGATTTTAATCACCTTTTCCCCATTTCTCTACTTTTTAGCAATCTTCTTCCTCCTTTCGGTTTTGGTTCTAAATCACGGACCGGTGAAACGGTGGTTAAATTTTGGTCCGGTGAGTATCCAACCGGCGGAGTTTGCCAAAGTCTTCGCCATCCTCTTTCTGGCAAGGATTCTTGCTCAGAAGAAAAAGTTCTCTTTTTCTCTTTCTTCCTTAGCCCTTCCCTCTCTTTTAATTTTCCTACCGGCTTTTCTCATTTTCCTCCAGCCGGATTTGGGTTCCGCCCTCTCCTTCCTGGCAATTTTCGCTTTCCTTTTATATTTTAAGGGACTGAGGGGTTATGAGATTGTCTTATTATTTTCCCCCCTTTTTTCTTGCCTTTTTGGTTTATCATTAACGAGTTGGGTGATTTATTTTTTTGCCCTCGCCCTTTTCCTTTATTTTAAGGCATCCATCACCCAATTTCTTTCCGGTTTAGGAATAAATTCCTTTTTTGGACTTCTCACCCCGGTCCTATTTAATAATCTTAAAGATTACCAGAAGACCCGACTCCTCTCTTTTCTCTCTTCTTCTCTGGACTATAAAGGAACAGGTTGGAGTGCCTTTCAATCAAAGGTGGCAATTGGCTCCGGTCTTTTTTTTGGCAAGGGTTATCTGAAAGGGAAGATGGCGCGCTTAGAATTTATTCCCAACCGGCACACCGATTTCATCTTCACCACGATTGGCGAAGAGTTTGGCCTTTTGGGTGGGGCAATTTTGATTGGGATTTTTCTCTATTTCCTTTATAATCTTCTTCGTCTAATTCGGGGTTTACGGGATGAGACCGGTCAATTAGTTATCGCTGGAGGGGTTGGTCTTTTTTTCTATCACATTGTGGTCAATTTGGGTATGGTTTTAGGAATTCTACCAGTAACGGGTCTCACTTTACCTTTTATCTCCTATGGCGGTTCTTCCCTTTTAGCCAATTTCTTACTTTTGGGGCTTATGCTCAACTTTGCCCTCAAAGAGGATTAGGATGGAAAAGGAACTAATCAAATCTTTTACTTACGAAAATTTGCTCGTTAAGGTTCGGGAATGGGGATTTAAGGATTACACCGCGAAACAGATTTTCTCTTGGCTCTGGCAGAAAGGAATAGAAGATTTTTCTCAAATGACCGATATCGCAAAAGAGAAGCGAGAGTTCTTAAAAGCAAATTTCCAAATAAAGGTCTTAGAAAGGGAGAAGGTTTTAACGAGTAGAGATGGGACAAAGAAATTTCTCTTATCTCTATTGGATAGAAATAAGATTGAAGCGGTCTTCATTCCCGAAGATAAGAGAAGGACCGTCTGTGTGTCAACACAGGTTGGTTGTCCCCTTGGTTGCCATTTCTGTCTCACCGCTCGGCTCGGATTCAAAAGAAACTTAAAATTCTATGAGATTTTAGACCAGGTGCAAAAGATAAGAAAAGATTTTGGGCAGATAACGAATGTTGTCTTTATGGGAATGGGAGAACCCTTTCTCAACTTTGAAGAGGTGATGAAGGCGGTTGGGATTTTAAGTTCTGATTTTGGTTTTAAGATTGGGCAGAGGCATATCACGATTTCTACCGCCGGAATCTTAGAAGGAATTTATCGTCTGGCAGAAAGCGCATGGAATGTGAAGTTGGCGATTTCCCTCAATTCGCCTAAGGATGAAGTTCGTAGTTTTTTGATGCCGATTAACCAAAAATACCCAATTGGGGAATTGATAAAATCTTTGCGGTATTATGTTAAAAAGAAAAGGCGGCGGATAACCATTGAGTATGTTTTGATTAAAGGGTTAAATGACCAAGAGGGAGATGCTCTTCTTTTGGGCAAGATTTTGCGGGGTCTTCCTTCCAAGATTAATCTCATTCCCTTCAATCCCTTTCCGGGAAGTGATTTTTCTCCACCTTCGGAAAAGGAGGTGGAGAATTTTGCTTCTCTCCTTTCCTTACACTATCCCTATCTCATAACGATTCGGAAAAGTCGGGGGAGAGATATTCTGGCGGGCTGTGGCCAACTAATTGGGAGATAAAAATTTCTCTTGACTTTTTCCCAAAATTAAGATATGTTGGGTTGACAAAAGGGTTTTATATGTTATACTTTATAGTAATAACCTTTTACCTTGGTGGAGGGTAAAATGGGTAGAGAAGTTTCCACCAAATTAAATAAAAACGAGGAGGTCTCAATGATGAGACTTTTAAAGAAGGGCTTTATTTTCGTCTTAATCTTTATTCCTTTTCTTCTCCTGGCAGCGGATGAACTTTCGGTACCGGCTGGTGGTGAATGGGCTTATCCGAGAAAGGTTTCCGAGAAAGACCCACCGCCAACAGTTTTATGGGGTCCTTTCCAGATGCGGGATTACGGTGGTGCTCCCTTTCCCCAATGGGGTCTTTACGGTTTAACCTATCATGCCTTAAAGGATACTCTTTATGGTGTCTATTTCTGGCACAATAATATCAAAAGGTGGCGCTCCTTAGATAAGACAAACCCGCTATCTCCGGAGACGGTCCCGGTCTCTTATATTGCCGCACCGGTTGGTGA encodes:
- a CDS encoding helix-turn-helix transcriptional regulator, whose amino-acid sequence is MFGKLVGEILKRLRKEKGLTQKEIAKSINWSVITIHRLERGKLKEIPLSLILAYLRSLGIPYAKFFSELEDKEIKREVKRLIGKREISQKGVKSAIRYTTGIRFPTKPLVNFPEYARRQINDFLSLKGIKETKKYLQFAEEYFRALFTGEPPLEEISERYEKEGLDPLRLWKVKKIVIAAEKRERKRKVKPEPLKKQREMSKRQIRYLEFSERVRERVKRVIFQTKGATATHLKIHLGMIPSAYRLMKEAEGKPSRAAIENWVEKKVKELGERRILEPMLEIVKEEYNRFFPKGC
- the mreD gene encoding rod shape-determining protein MreD — its product is MRVITEKRKGEKVIQGLFSFLLLYILWTVETVFPFWFPELSLIFLVVAALSFSPPLATFLGFFLGFLTDNLSPTLLGRYALLFSLIAFLLSYFKRYLIFSYPYLFSLVLLSLLLKGLVGGFNLLKFFLTLLSVIPTISLLRKWGKGIFLNR
- the mrdA gene encoding penicillin-binding protein 2, translated to MIRKIRVVFYTAVGFSLLFFIRLFYLQVFAGAKYAHLAHFQSIRRIVWKAPRGRIFDQKGRVVADVKPSFSLSLIPRELDSLTERKLAEVVSWDKELINENRNAYSPIEILANLSQEKAIELEERLSGLRGVRLEVRPIRYYPYPFLFHALGSVNKITKEEWERDKTYEKRDFIGRQGIERWYEKILRGKDGFRLVEVDARGREIGDLPEVEEVEPVAGCDLYLSLDLDLLFLVDSLFAPYKRGACVALDPRNGRVLILYSKPYLDPNLFLFAFPPEVWERIKNNPGKPFFNRVTQAQFPPGSTFKPLVALAGLENGRLRSSSRFLPCNGGFKFGNRYFRCWTAHGSLGLIDAIAQSCNTYFYQVGLAIGLEEIIKMAEDFNFGKKTGIDLPGEEKGILPTPAYLDRKYRGRYPKGIVLNLAIGQGEIAVTPIQLALFYCAIAQKGKIYTPHLVDSIKFPCRVYHPTFLDSLSDFLPVIRDKDTIYTYLPEAREVRLSLENLRLIDSALQFVVERGTGRRAFLPEVKVCGKTGTAENPFGADHAWFVGYAPKENPTIVLCVLVENVGKGGVHAVPIASRIFRRYFHLEENGTVSPMAKGE
- the rlmN gene encoding 23S rRNA (adenine(2503)-C(2))-methyltransferase RlmN yields the protein MEKELIKSFTYENLLVKVREWGFKDYTAKQIFSWLWQKGIEDFSQMTDIAKEKREFLKANFQIKVLEREKVLTSRDGTKKFLLSLLDRNKIEAVFIPEDKRRTVCVSTQVGCPLGCHFCLTARLGFKRNLKFYEILDQVQKIRKDFGQITNVVFMGMGEPFLNFEEVMKAVGILSSDFGFKIGQRHITISTAGILEGIYRLAESAWNVKLAISLNSPKDEVRSFLMPINQKYPIGELIKSLRYYVKKKRRRITIEYVLIKGLNDQEGDALLLGKILRGLPSKINLIPFNPFPGSDFSPPSEKEVENFASLLSLHYPYLITIRKSRGRDILAGCGQLIGR
- a CDS encoding rod shape-determining protein, which translates into the protein MLGFFKDIKERFINDIAIDLGTSSTLIYVREKGIVLREPSIVAIEEKNHTPVAVGLEAKKMLGRTPEGMKAVRPMKDGVIADFGLVEVMLRYFIERVQKKRMFVRPRVVICVPSGITEVEKRAVRDSVEACGAREIYLVSEPIAAALGVNLPVEEPTGSMIIDIGGGTTEIAVVALSGIVNSTSVRVAGDEMDEAIINYVKKNYNLIIGEQTAEMVKIKIGSAYATGEDEQCEVKGRDLVSGIPKTIKVTSSKIREALEEPISLIIDAIRQALERTPPELAADIVDRGIYMAGGGSLLRGLDLLINEETGLAIHVAPNPIDCVVLGAGKILEDIKRYSKLFLPAGD
- the mreC gene encoding rod shape-determining protein MreC; translation: MSFRERLNLSLIPFLFSLFFLLLPINFKLAISSAAESFFLFPARFLKRELDYLRDLRRERDDLAQRLIALNQRLAMPNGSFEKAEINLLRAEIVGRDHTLRSFLIIDKGKRDGVREDQTALTPEGLVGRVLKAGENFSLIETFYSPHLHISVVNQRTKDVGIVRRKGRGWQDSFLALDYFSPGADVLVGDTLFTSGQGGIFPKGIKVGYVKSITPTREIFLEIVVVPVVSLLKIDGLYLLSREEKKERVEEKREMEKLLRELELKIPEFFRLR
- the rodA gene encoding rod shape-determining protein RodA, with amino-acid sequence MKRVKFRTVLIPAIVLTGIGLSSIYSAGGWVYFIRQLLWFLLSLLFFYLAYRAEKRILITFSPFLYFLAIFFLLSVLVLNHGPVKRWLNFGPVSIQPAEFAKVFAILFLARILAQKKKFSFSLSSLALPSLLIFLPAFLIFLQPDLGSALSFLAIFAFLLYFKGLRGYEIVLLFSPLFSCLFGLSLTSWVIYFFALALFLYFKASITQFLSGLGINSFFGLLTPVLFNNLKDYQKTRLLSFLSSSLDYKGTGWSAFQSKVAIGSGLFFGKGYLKGKMARLEFIPNRHTDFIFTTIGEEFGLLGGAILIGIFLYFLYNLLRLIRGLRDETGQLVIAGGVGLFFYHIVVNLGMVLGILPVTGLTLPFISYGGSSLLANFLLLGLMLNFALKED